In one Myotis daubentonii chromosome 1, mMyoDau2.1, whole genome shotgun sequence genomic region, the following are encoded:
- the PLEKHG3 gene encoding pleckstrin homology domain-containing family G member 3 isoform X4 yields the protein MPVSTSLRQDSSQERPVSLTSTASLTSTASSSGSSRDSRGAMEEPSGPEALTKNGAGSPRGRHAPNSNNNSSTWPNKKGPLSPFNSRAAAAPAHKLSYLGRVVREIVETERMYVQDLRSIVEDYLLKIIDTPGLLQPEQVSALFGNIESIYALNSQLLRDLDNCNSDPVAVASCFVERSQEFDIYTQYCNNYPNSVAALTECMRDKQQAKFFRDRQALLQHSLPLGSYLLKPVQRILKYHLLLQEIAKHFDEEEDGFEVVEDAIDTMTCVAWYINDMKRRHEHAVRLQEIQSLLINWKGPDLTVYGELVLEGTFRLHRVRNEKSFFLFDKALLITKKRGDHFVYKGHIPCSSLMLIESTRDSLCFTVTHYKHSKQQYSIQAKTVQEKRNWTHHIKRLILENHHTTIPQKAKEAILEMDSYYPNRYRYSPERLKKAWSSQDEVSTHVRQGRRQSEPGQPLHSRATLPSQPRGFMVPGLMGRRKSEPTKHLLRQLSEKATRAARAAGMKGKGRRESEGPKSCRRPSGRSPTCAEKRMSFESISSLPEVELDPEPGAEPEVFAAEEGPSAEEMPSDTECPEVLDAHQEPLGRGHPSDMVDFAVAESTEDMKALSSEEEEEEEVEEEEEEEEEEEEEEEETGAAQEPESLLPPSVLDQASVIAERFVSSFSRRSSLALEDGKSTGFATPRLTSRSSSVLSLEGSEKGLARCGSTTDALSAQLPPEVDLSVGVATDSGPSVNGTEPPGPGCSAETDRSSCKKKESMLSTRDRLLLDKIKSYYENAEHHDAGFSVRRRESLSYIPKGLVRNSVSRFNNLPKQDPEPVAPLGHKRQAGSRPASWALFDLPGPGQAGAGAGDPAPITDAEFRPSSEILKIWEGMESSGASPRKGPGQGQANGFDLHEPLFILEEHELGAITEESVTASPESASPTGRPSPAHLARELKELVKELSSGSQGELAAPLHPCIVQLSHMMDGHMSEKVKNKVYQLARQYSLRIKSKMGTARPPLPWEDAAPTVPHLQEEAGGPSGGKGRRRPVLSLDQEQLLVQEHRLSRPGSAGEMSPRCSSFSPPAATSRTTSPGARPSSRSPLSPLDTETFNWPDVRELCSKYASQDEAAQAQGGRPRGLPVSRSCSVPNMVEPPPAGRLGRCRSLRARRGRGGPAAAPPQPPGGLPSSWPHGEEALHVTADVALENNRRVIVLERGPLPGPAAGPGSPAAVGAQGQDLQAPAENWPKEEGPGDAGDPSQQGRVRNLRERFQALNSIG from the exons ATGCCCGTCTCTACCTCCCTCCGCCAGGACAGCAGCCAGGAGCGGCCCGTGAGCCTGACCTCCACCGCGAGCCTGACCTCCACCGCGTCCTCTTCGGGCTCCTCCCGGGACAGCCGAGGCGCCATGGAGGAGCCCAGCGGCCCTGAGGCCTTAACCAAGAACGGGGCCGGCTCCCCGCGTGGCAGGCACGCCcccaacagcaacaacaactCCAGCACCTGGCCTAACAAGAAGGGACCCCTGTCCCCATTCAACAGCCGGGCAGCCGCGGCGCCTGCGCACAAGCTCAGCTACTTGGGCCGGGTGGTGCGGGAAATCGTGGAAACGGAGCGCATGTACGTGCAGGACCTGCGCAGCATCGTGGAG GACTACCTCCTGAAGATCATCGACACCCCCGGGCTGCTGCAGCCAGAACAAGTCAGCGCCCTCTTTGGGAACATAGAAAGCATCTATGCACTGAACAG CCAGCTCCTCAGAGACCTGGACAACTGCAATAGCgaccctgtggctgtggccagctgCTTTGTGGAAAGG AGTCAAGAGTTTGATATCTACACCCAGTATTGCAACAACTACCCCAA CTCAGTGGCCGCCCTGACCGAGTGCATGCGGGACAAGCAGCAGGCCAAGTTCTTCCGGGACCGGCAGGCGCTGCTGCAGCACTCGCTGCCCTTGGGCTCCTACCTGCTGAAGCCAGTCCAGCGCATCCTCAAGTACCACCTGCTGCTCCAG GAAATTGCCAAACATTTTGATGAAGAAGAGGACGGCTTCGAGGTGGTGGAGGACGCCATCGACACCATGACCTGCGTGGCCTGGTACATCAACGATATGAAGAGGAGGCACGAGCACGCGGTCCGGCTCCAG GAGATTCAGTCGCTGCTCATCAACTGGAAGGGGCCCGACCTGACCGTCTATGGGGAGCTGGTCCTGGAGGGCACGTTCCGCCTGCACCGCGTGCGGAACGAGAAGAGCTTCTTCCTCTTCGACAAAGCGCTGCTCATCACCAAGAAGCGGGGCGACCACTTTGTCTACAAGGGTCACATCCCG tGCTCCTCCCTGATGCTGATCGAAAGCACCAGAGACTCCCTGTGCTTTACCGTCACCCACTACAAGCACAGCAAGCAGCAGTACAGCATCCAG GCCAAAACCGTGCAGGAGAAGCGGAACTGGACGCACCACATCAAGAGGCTCATCCTGGAGAACCACCACACCACCATCCCCCAGAAG GCCAAGGAAGCGATCTTGGAAATGGACTCCTATT ATCCCAACCGGTACCGCTACAGCCCAGAGCGCCTGAAGAAAGCCTGGTCCTCCCAGGATGAGGTGTCCACCCACGTGCGCCAGGGCCGCCGGCAGTCTG AGCCCGGTCAGCCCCTGCACAGCCGGGCAACACTCCCCAGCCAGCCGCGAGGCTTCATGGTGCCAGGCCTCATGGGCCGTAGAAAGTCGG AGCCAACCAAACACCTGCTCCGGCAACTCAGCGAGAAAG CAACCAGAGCGGCCAGAGCAGCAGGAATGAAG GGGAAGGGGCGCAGGGAGTCTGAAGGCCCCAAGAGCTGCAGGCGGCCCAGCGGCCGGTCTCCCACCTGTGCGGAGAAGCGCATGAGCTTCGAGTCCATTTCTTCCCTGCCTGAG GTTGAGCTGGACCCCGAGCCTGGGGCGGAGCCGGAGGTGTTTGCTGCCGAGGAGGGTCCCAGCGCCGAGGAGATGCCCTCGGACACAGAGTGTCCGGAAGTCCTGGATGCCCATCAGGAGCCGCTGGGGCGGGGCCACCCGAGCGACATGGTGGACTTCGCGGTGGCCGAGAGCACCGAGGACATGAAGGCCTTGAGCagcgaggaggaagaggaggaggaggtagaggaagaggaggaagaggaggaggaggaagaggaggaggaggaggaaacgggggctgcccaggagcccgagagcctcctgcctccctctgtgcTGGACCAGGCCAGTGTCATTGCCGAGCGGTTCGTCAGCAGCTTCTCCCGGCGGAGCAGCCTGGCCCTGGAGGACGGCAAGTCCACTGGCTTCGCGACCCCGAGGCTGACCAGCCGGAGCAGCAGTGTGCTCAGCCTGGAGGGCAGCGAGAAGGGCCTGGCCCGCTGTGGCAGCACCACGGACGCCCTCAGCGCTCAGCTCCCCCCCGAAGTGGACCTCAGTGTAGGGGTGGCCACAGACAGTGGCCCCTCTGTCAATGGGACGGAGCCCCCAGGCCCGGGCTGCTCGGCGGAGACCGACAGGTCCTCCTGCAAGAAGAAGGAATCCATGCTCTCCACCCGGGACCGGCTGCTGCTGGACAAAATCAAGAGCTACTACGAGAACGCGGAGCACCATGACGCGGGCTTCAGCGTCCGGCGCCGGGAGAGCCTCTCCTACATCCCCAAGGGCCTGGTGAGAAACTCCGTCTCCAGGTTCAACAACCTCCCCAAGCAGGACCCGGAGCCGGTGGCTCCATTGGGGCACAAGAGACAGGCGGGCTCCAGGCCGGCTTCCTGGGCCCTGTTTGACCTCCCAGGACCAGGCCAGGCGGGTGCCGGTGCTGGGGACCCTGCTCCTATCACAGACGCTGAGTTCCGCCCGTCTTCGGAAATCCTGAAGATCTGGGAGGGGATGGAGTCTTCTGGGGCGAGTCCTCGGAAGGGGCCGGGCCAAGGCCAGGCCAACGGCTTTGACCTGCATGAGCCGCTCTTCATCCTGGAGGAGCACGAGCTGGGAGCCATCACCGAAGAGTCGGTCACTGCCTCCCCGGAGAGCGCCTCCCCCACCGGGCGGCCCAGCCCGGCCCACCTGGCCCGGGAGCTGAAGGAGCTGGTGAAGGAGCTGAGCAGTGGCTCCCAGGGAGAGCTGGCGGCCCCGCTGCACCCCTGCATAGTGCAGCTCTCCCACATGATGGACGGCCACATGAGCGAGAAGGTCAAGAACAAGGTCTACCAGCTGGCCCGCCAGTACAGCCTCCGCATCAAGAGCAAAATGGGGACGGCCAGGCCGCCACTGCCGTGGGAAGACGCAGCACCCACCGTTCCCcacctgcaggaggaggctggagggccCTCGGGTGGCAAAG GCAGGCGAAGGCCGGTGTTGTCCCTCGACCAGGAGCAGCTGCTGGTCCAGGAGCACCGCCTGTCCCGGCCTGGCTCTGCCGGGGAGATGTCGCCGCGGTGCTCCTCCTTCAGCCCCCCGGCGGCCACCTCGAGGACCACTTCCCCGGGGGCCCGGCCCTCCAGCCGCAGCCCCCTCAGCCCCTTGGACACTGAGACTTTCAACTGGCCCGACGTCCGCGAGCTCTGCTCCAAGTACGCCTCCCAGGACGaggcggcccaggcccagggcggcCGGCCCCGAGGCCTCCCCGTCAGCCGGAGCTGCTCGGTGCCCAACATGGTGGAGCCGCCGCCGGCGGGCAGGCTGGGCCGCTGCCGCAGCCTGAGggccaggaggggccgggggggccccgcagccgccccgccccagcctcccGGGGGGCTGCCCAGCAGCTGGCCGCACGGAGAGGAGGCCCTGCACGTCACCGCGGACGTCGCCCTGGAGAACAACCGGCGGGTGATCGTCTTGGAGAGgggccccctgcctggccccgctGCGGGACCCGGCTCACCAGCAGCCGTGGGGGCGCAGGGCCAGGATCTGCAGGCGCCTGCAGAGAACTGGCCGAAGGAAGAGGGTCCCGGGGACGCAGGGGACCCGAGCCAGCAAGGCCGAGTGCGAAACCTGAGGGAGAGATTCCAGGCCTTGAACTCTATAGGTTGA
- the PLEKHG3 gene encoding pleckstrin homology domain-containing family G member 3 isoform X8: MPVSTSLRQDSSQERPVSLTSTASLTSTASSSGSSRDSRGAMEEPSGPEALTKNGAGSPRGRHAPNSNNNSSTWPNKKGPLSPFNSRAAAAPAHKLSYLGRVVREIVETERMYVQDLRSIVEDYLLKIIDTPGLLQPEQVSALFGNIESIYALNSQLLRDLDNCNSDPVAVASCFVERSQEFDIYTQYCNNYPNSVAALTECMRDKQQAKFFRDRQALLQHSLPLGSYLLKPVQRILKYHLLLQEIAKHFDEEEDGFEVVEDAIDTMTCVAWYINDMKRRHEHAVRLQEIQSLLINWKGPDLTVYGELVLEGTFRLHRVRNEKSFFLFDKALLITKKRGDHFVYKGHIPCSSLMLIESTRDSLCFTVTHYKHSKQQYSIQAKTVQEKRNWTHHIKRLILENHHTTIPQKAKEAILEMDSYYPNRYRYSPERLKKAWSSQDEVSTHVRQGRRQSEPGQPLHSRATLPSQPRGFMVPGLMGRRKSEPTKHLLRQLSEKATRAARAAGMKHAGSAGALLDCGQPSRTRGLQGLQPEPEGAAREEQEEEEEEEEVVEEDEEEQQAFQGTLEDLAGHEGSKKGSGPEPPGSEEEEEEEEEESLAVAEQVADFASSLLAALHCWHYRANALLFSRGAMGKGRRESEGPKSCRRPSGRSPTCAEKRMSFESISSLPEVELDPEPGAEPEVFAAEEGPSAEEMPSDTECPEVLDAHQEPLGRGHPSDMVDFAVAESTEDMKALSSEEEEEEEVEEEEEEEEEEEEEEEETGAAQEPESLLPPSVLDQASVIAERFVSSFSRRSSLALEDGKSTGFATPRLTSRSSSVLSLEGSEKGLARCGSTTDALSAQLPPEVDLSVGVATDSGPSVNGTEPPGPGCSAETDRSSCKKKESMLSTRDRLLLDKIKSYYENAEHHDAGFSVRRRESLSYIPKGLVRNSVSRFNNLPKQDPEPVAPLGHKRQAGSRPASWALFDLPGPGQAGAGAGDPAPITDAEFRPSSEILKIWEGMESSGASPRKGPGQGQANGFDLHEPLFILEEHELGAITEESVTASPESASPTGRPSPAHLARELKELVKELSSGSQGELAAPLHPCIVQLSHMMDGHMSEKVKNKVYQLARQYSLRIKSKMGTARPPLPWEDAAPTVPHLQEEAGGPSGGKGAAHGQ, translated from the exons ATGCCCGTCTCTACCTCCCTCCGCCAGGACAGCAGCCAGGAGCGGCCCGTGAGCCTGACCTCCACCGCGAGCCTGACCTCCACCGCGTCCTCTTCGGGCTCCTCCCGGGACAGCCGAGGCGCCATGGAGGAGCCCAGCGGCCCTGAGGCCTTAACCAAGAACGGGGCCGGCTCCCCGCGTGGCAGGCACGCCcccaacagcaacaacaactCCAGCACCTGGCCTAACAAGAAGGGACCCCTGTCCCCATTCAACAGCCGGGCAGCCGCGGCGCCTGCGCACAAGCTCAGCTACTTGGGCCGGGTGGTGCGGGAAATCGTGGAAACGGAGCGCATGTACGTGCAGGACCTGCGCAGCATCGTGGAG GACTACCTCCTGAAGATCATCGACACCCCCGGGCTGCTGCAGCCAGAACAAGTCAGCGCCCTCTTTGGGAACATAGAAAGCATCTATGCACTGAACAG CCAGCTCCTCAGAGACCTGGACAACTGCAATAGCgaccctgtggctgtggccagctgCTTTGTGGAAAGG AGTCAAGAGTTTGATATCTACACCCAGTATTGCAACAACTACCCCAA CTCAGTGGCCGCCCTGACCGAGTGCATGCGGGACAAGCAGCAGGCCAAGTTCTTCCGGGACCGGCAGGCGCTGCTGCAGCACTCGCTGCCCTTGGGCTCCTACCTGCTGAAGCCAGTCCAGCGCATCCTCAAGTACCACCTGCTGCTCCAG GAAATTGCCAAACATTTTGATGAAGAAGAGGACGGCTTCGAGGTGGTGGAGGACGCCATCGACACCATGACCTGCGTGGCCTGGTACATCAACGATATGAAGAGGAGGCACGAGCACGCGGTCCGGCTCCAG GAGATTCAGTCGCTGCTCATCAACTGGAAGGGGCCCGACCTGACCGTCTATGGGGAGCTGGTCCTGGAGGGCACGTTCCGCCTGCACCGCGTGCGGAACGAGAAGAGCTTCTTCCTCTTCGACAAAGCGCTGCTCATCACCAAGAAGCGGGGCGACCACTTTGTCTACAAGGGTCACATCCCG tGCTCCTCCCTGATGCTGATCGAAAGCACCAGAGACTCCCTGTGCTTTACCGTCACCCACTACAAGCACAGCAAGCAGCAGTACAGCATCCAG GCCAAAACCGTGCAGGAGAAGCGGAACTGGACGCACCACATCAAGAGGCTCATCCTGGAGAACCACCACACCACCATCCCCCAGAAG GCCAAGGAAGCGATCTTGGAAATGGACTCCTATT ATCCCAACCGGTACCGCTACAGCCCAGAGCGCCTGAAGAAAGCCTGGTCCTCCCAGGATGAGGTGTCCACCCACGTGCGCCAGGGCCGCCGGCAGTCTG AGCCCGGTCAGCCCCTGCACAGCCGGGCAACACTCCCCAGCCAGCCGCGAGGCTTCATGGTGCCAGGCCTCATGGGCCGTAGAAAGTCGG AGCCAACCAAACACCTGCTCCGGCAACTCAGCGAGAAAG CAACCAGAGCGGCCAGAGCAGCAGGAATGAAG CATGCGGGCAGCGCTGGCGCTCTCCTGGACTGTGGGCAGCCCTCCCGTACTCGGGGCCTGCAGGGCCTGCAGCCGGAGCCTGAAGGGGCTGcccgggaggagcaggaggaggaggaggaggaggaggaggtggtggaggaggacgaggaggagcaGCAGGCGTTTCAGGGCACTCTGGAGGACCTGGCAGGGCATGAAGGCAGCAAGAAGGGGTCTGGGCCAGAGCCCCCAGgctcagaggaagaggaggaggaggaggaggaggagagcctgGCAGTGGCGGAGCAGGTAGCCGACTTTGCCAGCTCCCTGCTGGCCGCCCTCCACTGCTGGCACTATCGGGCCAACGCTTTACTTTTCTCCCGGGGTGCTATG GGGAAGGGGCGCAGGGAGTCTGAAGGCCCCAAGAGCTGCAGGCGGCCCAGCGGCCGGTCTCCCACCTGTGCGGAGAAGCGCATGAGCTTCGAGTCCATTTCTTCCCTGCCTGAG GTTGAGCTGGACCCCGAGCCTGGGGCGGAGCCGGAGGTGTTTGCTGCCGAGGAGGGTCCCAGCGCCGAGGAGATGCCCTCGGACACAGAGTGTCCGGAAGTCCTGGATGCCCATCAGGAGCCGCTGGGGCGGGGCCACCCGAGCGACATGGTGGACTTCGCGGTGGCCGAGAGCACCGAGGACATGAAGGCCTTGAGCagcgaggaggaagaggaggaggaggtagaggaagaggaggaagaggaggaggaggaagaggaggaggaggaggaaacgggggctgcccaggagcccgagagcctcctgcctccctctgtgcTGGACCAGGCCAGTGTCATTGCCGAGCGGTTCGTCAGCAGCTTCTCCCGGCGGAGCAGCCTGGCCCTGGAGGACGGCAAGTCCACTGGCTTCGCGACCCCGAGGCTGACCAGCCGGAGCAGCAGTGTGCTCAGCCTGGAGGGCAGCGAGAAGGGCCTGGCCCGCTGTGGCAGCACCACGGACGCCCTCAGCGCTCAGCTCCCCCCCGAAGTGGACCTCAGTGTAGGGGTGGCCACAGACAGTGGCCCCTCTGTCAATGGGACGGAGCCCCCAGGCCCGGGCTGCTCGGCGGAGACCGACAGGTCCTCCTGCAAGAAGAAGGAATCCATGCTCTCCACCCGGGACCGGCTGCTGCTGGACAAAATCAAGAGCTACTACGAGAACGCGGAGCACCATGACGCGGGCTTCAGCGTCCGGCGCCGGGAGAGCCTCTCCTACATCCCCAAGGGCCTGGTGAGAAACTCCGTCTCCAGGTTCAACAACCTCCCCAAGCAGGACCCGGAGCCGGTGGCTCCATTGGGGCACAAGAGACAGGCGGGCTCCAGGCCGGCTTCCTGGGCCCTGTTTGACCTCCCAGGACCAGGCCAGGCGGGTGCCGGTGCTGGGGACCCTGCTCCTATCACAGACGCTGAGTTCCGCCCGTCTTCGGAAATCCTGAAGATCTGGGAGGGGATGGAGTCTTCTGGGGCGAGTCCTCGGAAGGGGCCGGGCCAAGGCCAGGCCAACGGCTTTGACCTGCATGAGCCGCTCTTCATCCTGGAGGAGCACGAGCTGGGAGCCATCACCGAAGAGTCGGTCACTGCCTCCCCGGAGAGCGCCTCCCCCACCGGGCGGCCCAGCCCGGCCCACCTGGCCCGGGAGCTGAAGGAGCTGGTGAAGGAGCTGAGCAGTGGCTCCCAGGGAGAGCTGGCGGCCCCGCTGCACCCCTGCATAGTGCAGCTCTCCCACATGATGGACGGCCACATGAGCGAGAAGGTCAAGAACAAGGTCTACCAGCTGGCCCGCCAGTACAGCCTCCGCATCAAGAGCAAAATGGGGACGGCCAGGCCGCCACTGCCGTGGGAAGACGCAGCACCCACCGTTCCCcacctgcaggaggaggctggagggccCTCGGGTGGCAAAG GGGCCGCGCATGGTCAGTGA